In Gossypium arboreum isolate Shixiya-1 chromosome 3, ASM2569848v2, whole genome shotgun sequence, the sequence GACCTAGTCAAGGGCAAAGCCAGAACAATTTTTTAGGAGGGGCCgaacgaaattttaattttttataatctatatctttataaattttaaaggattaaatcgaatttttataattttagggggggcaaagtgcaattttacctttactaatttaaaatttttaaaaaaattagaagacctaaatgacaattttttattttagaggaGGCCGGGGGCTGGCAATCGCCTCTGGAGCCAGTCTTACTCCAATAGGCGACAGAATTGATGATGTGAAGATAACCTAACAGACTAATCAAACCGACCACAAGAGTAGAATCAACAAATGCAAGAAAATCTATTTGAAATGATTGGAGTTAATATGTTATTACATAATTACTAAACTACTCGTAACCTCCACTTTCCATCCATAAGTTGAAGGACAATGTCCACTTAAGCGCATTCAAATTCATGTTCTTTTGTTAAAAAGGCGGTGCTAATTGAGTTAAAATTTAATCaactaaattaatacaaaattaatTACATATTGAATCATAGAAATATTTATAGAGAGgatataaaaattaacttatttactcTTTTTTCTATTGTTATAACTTATTTACTTTTTTTAGTGTTATAGAGAATTGTGGTTATTTCTTTTAATAACGTGGTAGTGATCTTGGTTTCTAAGATGGTAGGTTTTTCATTTGACGctttaaagttttataaaattatatgttagtataaagataaaattgtattttgaccctctaataatttatattttatctttGGCCATTGTCCTTGCATATCATCCTCAATGTTCAAACTTGAATCTTCCTCTTAATAGTACAATATACCATACTATTATACGGAAAGCTTGAGTAAAACTTACCTACTTTATTCAAAGAGAACTAGCcaaataaacatatcatctcatcgTCTACTTATAGACAACATGGTTCACATTTTTATAGAATCTTACAACCTAAATAtttcaatttggccaaataagGTAAACTTTTAagagaaaattgaaaaattggACCAACTCAAATACTTGGTCCCACTTCTTCTTTCAAATAcacttttctatttttaaattcttcCATATCTGATAATGACTAAATTTATGTTCAAACTTATATATAAATATGGATTTAATGTGTAATtcgatatataaattttgatttatacatataaaatttcGATTGtgctttaaatttataaataaaattttaattcgatttaatcatacacattaaAAAATTACATCAATTCAATaaatataatgatttgaaaattgatatggtgtcaaattaacatatttatatattttattttgataaatttttaatgctaataattttgatatttattgtctaatgtcaacaacaaattaaaatatgaaatcaCATAGGAATAATAATttgacatttttaaaattttaagattttattattttatataaatattatttatgaatatatttattagaagtttaattaaaattaaatttcttttaaataaaatatatcttTTAAGAAATTGAGTAGAAGTAAAATCTAGGTATTAATTTCAGCTTAAAAAACTGAAAATTGGGGAACAATTCACGTCCTTGCTTTTGCTTTTGGTTTGggaaaagaaatcaaatttattttattttattttgttaacttcattcaattttaattcttttctttaatttcatctaaattattttggtatttgagtcgtatttaactttttttttcattttagtacTTTTTTCGGTTCAAGAGATAAATTAGATTATcccattatattatttttagcgTTGTTTCAATAATAATTCTTTTCTTTGTACATGATTGAAAATGATACATAGGTGGTACAATTAATTCGACATTGAATTACTTTATTAAGAAATAAGTTGACACGGTTTAATTGAGAGTACAATTGAGTGACCTTTTGAGATTAAATGATCTAGTTTATATGATCCATGCGAttgaaatcattaattaaaataggGTTCTTCTAGTTCGTAAAGTTACTAATGGATTAAATCGTGGAAGCATTTTTCGGAGTCATTCATTCGATAAAGGTTAATCGTTGAGCGGTTGCCACGGTTAATTTACAATTAAGGAATAGTTAGTGGTTGGGATGTATTCAATCACTATAACTAACTTACCAGTGAGCTAGAATATAGTTCATGATCAGTTCTGAGACATCTTCCTCGAGGCTAGAATATTCAtcaattgagtttattttatctAATTTCAAATTCAGTTTTTATTTActgttttaatgttctttgatttttatttatttaattttgtattaCTTTAAtcccctttatttattttatgtagaaTGACAAGAGGTGAAACCAATCCCAACTAATCCACGTGGGATTAACCCTATTCCCTGTATTACGAATTTTATATTTCGTTTTTAAGtgtataattatttttagtggaTTCACATTATGTATATAATATGTTCACATAAAATAAggttatattaataatatataaaatttaaattaaattaatatttaatatataaaattacataaaatttaaaatttatcaataaatttgttttaacttttaataattaaaagatatGAATTTTCTCACCATAGACTTGTTAATAATTCAGCCTTATTATTTATGCACAcatggaatgaataaaataacaacaacgaattttttattttaaattttagatgaatttaaaaatgtatttatttagtataaataagaaaatggaagagagagagagagagagagagtcagAAAGTGAAAGACAAAGACAAAGACAAAGACAACGACAAAGACACAACAACACATCGCTGTCCTAATCTCTGCATGCCTCAATTTTCACTCACTTCCCTATTAAATTTCtgtctctctttctctctccatCTCTTCCTATCTTCTTCCTTCTCTGACCAGTTTTGGGTCACCGCGGTAAAGGCCTCAGCTCATATTGTTTTCATCGATTTTCCTCTGCATTTTCCATCACTTTCTCgggaaaaaaaaaggaagtttCAGAAGAAATGTACTCGGGTATGCGGTCGTTATCGTTAGATGGATGTGTGGGGGATTATCAAGGGTCGCTTGATGGAACCAACTTGCCCGGTGATGCTTGTTTGGTCCTAACAACCGACCCCAAGCCTCGACTCCGATGGACGGCTGAGCTCCATGAACGTTTTGTCGATGCTGTTACTCAACTCGGCGGCCCTGACAGTAAGTTTTTGTTTCTGGGTTATCTTTTCCTTTTACTTTTTGctataaaaatgtgattttttgcttatttttatttgtttgatTGGTCATGATAATGTGTTATATTAGTGGTAATCAAAGttcctttttaaaaaataaaataaaaaataaaaaaatcaacttTCTGGATTTTGGGTACTTTAAGTATCTCTTCTCTCTTGAAATATGggttactttttttttctttaaaaaacctATTTCTTTGAGATTTAGTCATTATGTTCTTTGAGACATTGATAGCATTATTTTTGGCTTTTGAGAACTGGCCTTTCGAACACTTGGGTTTTAAAGTTGATACATGTTATTAAtttgtattttggtaattctagtTTCTATATTGTCTTTAAATTTAGTTTCATTTTGATCCTCCTGTTGATTGTTGAAAAAGATGTGTTGTTACCATGTTGTTCATGTCATCTTTGATTTTTATTACAAGCCACAATTGTTTTTTTCTTTgtaatgtttggtaatgatttaaCAGTCATGTTTTCTATTGGCACACCATTTAATATCGTTGGAAAATGGATCATGACATCTTGGAACTTTCTTTATCTCATTGCCATTGTCTTGTTCTTTCTATCATATATCTGCCAATTCTATTATTTTTTGGCctcttgttaatattttattgCCATGGATTTTCTTCTTTTACTTGTATGAACCACATATATTTGCATAAACACGTAGGTTCTTGTGCCCACGTTATGTTTCTGGGGGTACTTATCTAGCCATACAATACGACCAATAGGACAAAACATAGTTTTGGAGCCATTAAGTTCAATAATTTCGGTCTCCATACTTTCCTGTTGGAAGACAAACTTGAGCAAACTGTGGTTCTTTGTCTTGGTCTGCAAGAATAATCTTGGTATTAGTATTTTCTTCCTTTAAAATTATGCCATAGGATTATAGCATTGTAAAAAACAATTGTAAAAACATCATACATGCTTCTCTGTTTGTAACTTGGAGTGATACTATGTGAACCAACCTAGTTGATTAACAATGGCATTTTAAGACTCGACCTTCATGCCCCCTTCTGTCATGTCTTGTATGAACTGGCATTTTGTTGTTATAAAGTTATGAATCTTGACCTAACGTAGTTCGTTTGTCTTGAAATGCATTGCAGAAGCAACCCCTAAGACTATTATGAGAACAATGGGAGTAAAAGGCCTTACCCTCTATCACTTGAAATCACATCTTCAGGTTCGTTGTTACCCTCATCAATGGTCACGACATGAAGTTGTTCCCTTTTTATATTAGTGCTTTCCTGCCTCTGCTTGGTTTGAACTTTTATGTGCACCCATTTATATCTGCATGTGTTTTTGTTGGGAGGAGATGGCTTTACCGGCTAAGCTAATTGAAAAACCGTTGCCTCTGTTTTTGCAGAAATACCGACTAGGGAAACAATCTGCCAAGGAATCAACTGATAACTCTAAGGATGGTAGGAGACTCATTCTCTTTAaactattaattaatttattcattaatgAATATGGTAACTTCTTCCTTCTACCATATTTTAGTGTTGTACCTTTGATTGGCTCAATGAGTCATGAGCAAGTACTATGACAATTTGACTATTTCAACTCTGTCAAGAAGAGACTGTTGACAAAATGTTTCTATCATATGCGCCCGGTTTAGTACAAAGTGAAGAAACTGCACATAGGAAGACATTAACTTTTTTCCTTTCGGGGGTACTTATAGGCATGGGTTTGATAAATCATCAAATTTTGCTTCCAAATTTTGTACTAGAACTTTTTTAGTTATGTGCTCTTCAGGGTTTCATAAAATTTCCGAAATTGTTTTTGAACTTGGTTTTATATGACTTTCTCGTTTCTGCCATGTTTACGTGGTATATTGATTCTCGTTGGAGGTCCAGAGAATTATTTCATGTGAACTGATAGATGGCAGATAATTGTTAAACATATTCTTAGTTGACTGACAAAGATATATTTCTTGGTGTTTCAGCTTCCTCAATTGCAGAAAGACAGGACACTGGCTCATCTACAACAGCATCTTCGAGAATGATTGCGCAAGACGTGAATGAGTATGTTCTTTTTGCTCTTGCTTGATGATCTCGTTAGCTTTCTTGAATTTCATATGAATACTAGATTCCATCTTCCGAACAGTGGTTACCAGGTTACTGAAGCTCTTCGAGTGCAGATGGAAGTTCAACGAAAACTACATGAACAGTTGGAGGTTGGTCAGAATTCTGGTCACCTCATAATGATGTTTGTCACCCTTGTAGTTACACATGTTTTTTTCTGCACACTAACGGTTTCACTTAGCAGGTACAACGTCGTCTTCAACTCCGGATTGAAGCACAAGGCAAATACCTACAGTCAATACTCGAGAAAGCTTGTACAGCACTGAATGATGAGGCTGCTGCTTCTACTGGTCTAGAAGCAGCCAGAGAAGAACTTTCCGAATTGGCTATCAAGGTTTCTAACGATTGTCAAGGGATGATCCCTCTCGATAACATAAAATTGCCTTCCTTGTCTGAATTCACTGCAGCTCTAGAGAACAAAACTGCTTCCAATATGCCAACCCGAATTGGTGACTGCTCCATCGAAAGCTTCTTGACTTCAAGCAGAAGCCCTTTGTCACAAACGGGTGTCGGGTCACAGGCTGTTACAATGAAAAGGCCAAGGCCCCCATTTGGTATCGGTGACTCTTTTCCCTTGGGTGGCATAAGGCAAGAAATAGAGTGGGTAATGCCTAATATTAGTTGAGTTGTAAGACATTTCCATCTTAGAAATGGTACCTTCTcttattatttttcctttttgttttactCTTCTTTCTAGTTAATCTAAaatgtagttttttttttcaactgTATTATCAGtggcctatatatatatatatatatatatatgctaagaGCTGATCCATTTGAATATGGGGTTACCTTAAAATTCGAACTGAATCGATTCAATTATAATTCGACCATAAATGCCATCCAATTCAATTggtcaaaataaaaatagaaacttTCAGAAAAGAAGCCCGCTTTCTCTCCTATTCTTCCTCAAGCTTTATGTTGATTCAAGGACCAAATTTTTGATGTGTTTTTTAGTCTCAAATGACTTGAGTTAATCAAAACCAACATGGGGTGAGTTACCCGGATTTTAACTATCTGTTCCAAATACTAAAACTTGGTACTTTTTCAATGGCGTGCAATGTGATGGATTCATGGACATTCACTGGTATTGTGGGTGCGTTCCTTGATCTATTCATAGCTTATTTATATCTTTGTGGATCAACTCTGGCCTATTTGGCTTCAAGATTTCTGGGTTTATTTGGACTGTCTTTGCCTTGTCCTTGTAATGGATTGTTTGGGTACTTGGAAAAGAAAAATCGTTTCCAAGCCATGTTAGTTCATGATCCATGTCTTAAAATCTCACCCGTTCAATATTCTATTATGAAAAGACTCCCTTTTGATGCTATCTGGAACAACTTTTATGATGATGGAGAAGATGACGATGATGATGAGCAACGCGATAGCCAATTGAATTCGGATTATTGGCAGGATGGGAAAGTAGAAATGGAGGGGGAAGCTTCTTCTAGTTCATGTAATGGGAAGAAGAATACTTTTGTTGGTgtgaaaaatggaaactttgggCAAATTCATAAGTGGAAAGGGAGGCCTAAAGTTGGTCTTAGGCGACGCAAGAgaattgatagttttcttggtggaAAAGTTTCATCTTCTCCAAATGATCCATTGGTTTCCATTACGACACCAACTGGTTTCAATTCTTCTGCTACTTTTGTTAAACTTGGCAAAGATGTTACCGAAGAGAGTAAGACTCTGGTTCATTCCGAAGGTGATGATCTTTTACGAAACCTTCCTTTGGTTTTTTTATTATGTTAATGTCACATCTAATGTGTTCATAGTTCTGTACTTTTTAGATGGTAAGGAAACTGCAAAAGATATTGGAGGGCCTAAACAAAAT encodes:
- the LOC108476004 gene encoding protein PHR1-LIKE 3-like isoform X2, producing MYSGMRSLSLDGCVGDYQGSLDGTNLPGDACLVLTTDPKPRLRWTAELHERFVDAVTQLGGPDKATPKTIMRTMGVKGLTLYHLKSHLQKYRLGKQSAKESTDNSKDASSIAERQDTGSSTTASSRMIAQDVNDGYQVTEALRVQMEVQRKLHEQLEVQRRLQLRIEAQGKYLQSILEKACTALNDEAAASTGLEAAREELSELAIKVSNDCQGMIPLDNIKLPSLSEFTAALENKTASNMPTRIGDCSIESFLTSSRSPLSQTGVGSQAVTMKRPRPPFGIGDSFPLGGIRQEIEWVMPNIS
- the LOC108476004 gene encoding protein PHR1-LIKE 3-like isoform X1, with amino-acid sequence MYSGMRSLSLDGCVGDYQGSLDGTNLPGDACLVLTTDPKPRLRWTAELHERFVDAVTQLGGPDKATPKTIMRTMGVKGLTLYHLKSHLQKYRLGKQSAKESTDNSKDASSIAERQDTGSSTTASSRMIAQDVNDGYQVTEALRVQMEVQRKLHEQLEQVQRRLQLRIEAQGKYLQSILEKACTALNDEAAASTGLEAAREELSELAIKVSNDCQGMIPLDNIKLPSLSEFTAALENKTASNMPTRIGDCSIESFLTSSRSPLSQTGVGSQAVTMKRPRPPFGIGDSFPLGGIRQEIEWVMPNIS